The DNA sequence GCGCGAGTTCGAGGAACGGTATCGGATCGAGATCGGGCGCAACCCCGCGATGGCCGAGCTTCGACGGCGTGCCCGTCGGGGGAACGTCACGCTTGTCTACGCCGCGAGGGATCAGGCGCACAACGAAGCTGTCGTACTGAAGAAGATACTGGACGGGGGGGCGTGAGGACCGGTTCCGGCGCGACGCCGGCACGCACGGATCCTCGGCCGCCCCGCCGCCGCGCCCCGCGGCCAACGACGCCGCAAGGCGCGCGCACTGGCGGCTCGGCGCCGGGGAAGCGCATCCGGGAGGAGAAGATGACCGTTGCATCGAACGCGGCACGGGCACCGGAGACGTTCAATGGCCGCATCCTGATGATCGGATGCGGAAGCATCGGACAGGCCGTTCTGCCGATCATCGGCCGGCATCTCGAGGGGATTCAGACGCGGATGACCGTCCTTTCGGCCGACGAATCCGGGCGGGGGATCGCAGAGCGTTTCGGCACGAAGTTCATCCACTGCATCCTGACGCCCGGCAACTACCGCAGGGTGTTGAAGAACTACGTTCGCGACGGCGATCTCATGTTGAATCTCTCCGTCGACATCTCCAGCCTGGACCTGATCCGGTTCTGCGCGGAACGAAACGCGCTGTACGTGGACACCTCGATAGAGCCGTGGCCGGGCGTATTCGACAACCCGATGCTGGAGCTTCACCAGCGGACGAACTACGCCATCCGCGCCGGGGTCATCGATCTTGCGCGGGAATTGGGGCCCGATGCGCCTACCGCCGTGGTCGATCACGGCGCCAATCCGGGGCTGGTCTCCCACTTCGTCAAACGCGCCCTCGTCGACCTGGATCGGAGCATCCGCGGCGGGAACGCGCGACCGTCGCGCCGCGAGGAATGGGCGAACCTTGCGCGTGAACTCAAGATAACCGCGATTCAGATATCCGAGCGCGACACGCAAGCCAGCCAGCGGCCGAAGCGCCAAAGGGAGTTCATCAACACCTGGTCCATAGACGGGTTCGTGGACGAGTTGATGCAGCCGAGCGAGCTGTCCTTCGGCACCTTCGAAAAACGGCGGCCGAAGGGGGCGCACGAGCATCGCCCCGGCTCCGGGACCCTGTACCTGGAGCGCCCCGGGGCGAGCACCTTTGCGCGCAGCTGGGTCCCCTCGATCGGCGGTTTCCAGGGGATGCTGGTGACCCATGACGAGATCTTCTCGATCGCCGACTACCTGTCGATTCGCGGCCCCGGCGAGTTCCTGTACCGGCCGAGCGTGATGTTTGTCTACCATCCCTGCGATGATGCGATGCTGTCCGCGCTGGAACTGGAGGGGGGGGGATGGATCCTGCAACCCAGCTGCCGGCGCCTCGGCAAGGATATCGTGGAGGGGATGGACGAGCTCGGGGTCTTGCTGATCGGTCACGAAAGAAACGCGTACTGGTACGGCTCACAGCTCTCGATCAGGGAGGCGCGCCGGCACGTGGACTACGCAAACGCGACGACCGTGCAGGTCACGGCGGGGGCCGTCGCCGCCGTCCTGTGGGCCATGCGCAACCCGCGACGGGGCGTGATCGAGCCCGAGGATCTGGACTACGAGGATTGCCTCGCAACGGCGGAGCCCTATCTGGGACGCCTCGTGGGCGAGTTTACGGACTGGACACCGCTCGACGGCCGCGGCAAGTATTTCCCCGAAAAGCTCGATGTCGAAAGCCCCTGGCAGTTTCAGAACGTCCGCAGCAGACAGTGGTATGGCGACTGAACGCCGACCGGCGACGGCGGGCCACGTGGCCTGGCGGGCGTCCGCCGACGATTCGGGGTATGCGTGCCGGCGTCTCGGGCGACGGGGTGAAACGGGTGCCCCTGTCGGGGGGTATGCCCGTTGACCGGATGCGGAGAAGCCCGCGGATAGAAGAGCCCTCCGCGGAGGGCTCTTCTGCGCCGGGATTGCGCCCCGCGCGCGGGTCACGAATGGGCGCACCCTCCGCCCCCCGCATCGTGCCCGGCGCAGGACGCCTGCCTGTCGAGCTCCGGCAGGCCTCCGGAGGCGAGGGCGGAGAGGGCGTCGGCGACCGTCCCGCCCCCGGCGTGGAAGACGCGAATGCCGGCTTTGCGAAACCCGGTCAGCGCCCCCATGCCTATGCCACCCGCCACGACGGCGTCCACCGCGCGCCCGCCGATCGCTTTCAGGGGGTTGCACGCCCCCGGCGCGTGCGCCTTGTCGTCGTTGTGCACCGTCTCGAACGTTTTCGATTCGGTGTCGACGCACAGGAAGATCGGGGCCGATCCGAAGTGGCCGTGGATCGGGCTCTGGAGCCCCTTCTCCTCCGTGACCGGGATGAACAGTTTCACTCTGCGCCTCCTTTCGTCGTGTCGCGCGGCATCCTTGCATCCGCCTCTTCCATCCTCTCCGGTTTCTTCTCCGCGCCGGCGCCGCGCGCGGACCCCCCCGTGCCTCTCCATCCCGGCCCGGCCCCCCGGCGGCCTCGCCGCGCCCTCCCGGCCTGACCGCACCCGCACGGGCCCATGCCGCGCCCCGGCCACGCGTCCGCGGGGCCTGGTGTGTCCCTCGCCGGCATCCTGTCTCCTCCGTCCATGGTGATCGGCCCTCCCTCCATCCTGATCGCCTTCCCGTGCAGCAGGGCATCGGCGATCTTTTTGTGCGCCGCCCCGATAAGGCGGGAAAAGGTGGGGCGGGAGATCCGCATCCTTTCCGCCGCCTCCTCATGGTAGGCCCCGTACAGATCGGCAAGCCGTATCGCCTCGACCTCGTCGAGCGGCACAACGACCTCCTCAAGCACGCCTAGAGGCACCCCCGCGGGCTTGAAGTAGGTGATCCCCGGCACGTGGCAGATGCGTCTCAGGCATTTCGGTCTCGGCATGCGCCCCCTCCGATCGTCGGGGATATTATGCACAAATGCTCATTACATGTCATCAG is a window from the Chlamydiota bacterium genome containing:
- a CDS encoding homospermidine synthase, whose translation is MTVASNAARAPETFNGRILMIGCGSIGQAVLPIIGRHLEGIQTRMTVLSADESGRGIAERFGTKFIHCILTPGNYRRVLKNYVRDGDLMLNLSVDISSLDLIRFCAERNALYVDTSIEPWPGVFDNPMLELHQRTNYAIRAGVIDLARELGPDAPTAVVDHGANPGLVSHFVKRALVDLDRSIRGGNARPSRREEWANLARELKITAIQISERDTQASQRPKRQREFINTWSIDGFVDELMQPSELSFGTFEKRRPKGAHEHRPGSGTLYLERPGASTFARSWVPSIGGFQGMLVTHDEIFSIADYLSIRGPGEFLYRPSVMFVYHPCDDAMLSALELEGGGWILQPSCRRLGKDIVEGMDELGVLLIGHERNAYWYGSQLSIREARRHVDYANATTVQVTAGAVAAVLWAMRNPRRGVIEPEDLDYEDCLATAEPYLGRLVGEFTDWTPLDGRGKYFPEKLDVESPWQFQNVRSRQWYGD
- a CDS encoding diguanylate cyclase, with the translated sequence MERHGGVRARRRRGEETGEDGRGGCKDAARHDERRRRVKLFIPVTEEKGLQSPIHGHFGSAPIFLCVDTESKTFETVHNDDKAHAPGACNPLKAIGGRAVDAVVAGGIGMGALTGFRKAGIRVFHAGGGTVADALSALASGGLPELDRQASCAGHDAGGGGCAHS
- a CDS encoding DUF134 domain-containing protein gives rise to the protein MPRPKCLRRICHVPGITYFKPAGVPLGVLEEVVVPLDEVEAIRLADLYGAYHEEAAERMRISRPTFSRLIGAAHKKIADALLHGKAIRMEGGPITMDGGDRMPARDTPGPADAWPGRGMGPCGCGQAGRARRGRRGAGPGWRGTGGSARGAGAEKKPERMEEADARMPRDTTKGGAE